The Candidatus Rubidus massiliensis DNA segment ACTGTTTGTCTTTTTCAATAATGGCAATTACGGCTAATTTTTCCATCTACCTCAAAGCTTCTAAAATTTTTACTATATTTTGACCTAATAGATTGATTACTTTTTGTAAATCAACAATTATTCTTAGATATCCAAATCCTTTTGAATAATTTAAAAATTACAAACAGTTGCTTTTTTTTTATCAGTTAAATAAGAAACTGCATAAATCATGGCTAAACCTCCGAAAAAACCAGGTATTTCGGCAGGTATCATTATGTCATATACGGAAACCCCTCCCAAAAATTGCCAGCCACCAGAGAAAACTCCTCCTGTTACAATTCCAGCAATAGCACCATACTTATTCACTTTTTTTGAATATAAGGAGAGTACAACAAGGGGGCCGAACGAACACCCAAGACCTGACCAGGCATATCTAACGGCTTCTAAAACTGTAGCACTTCTGTTAAATGCCATCATTAAAGAGAAAAGGGCTGTACAAATAACTCCAAATCTTGAAACCTTTAAAAGTTCGTTGGAGCTAGCTTGTGGGCGAAATAAGGGTTTATAAAAATCTTCACTGATTACAGATGCACAAACTAAAATTTGTGAATCCATTGTAGACATATTAGCAGCTAAAATACCACATAAAATAAAACCTGCAACATAAGGGGTAAAAAGAGTACTGACCATTGTAATAAAAACACTTTCTCGATTGTCCAAGCTTTCTGGAAAGTAACCAATACCAACCACACCTACTAAAACTGCACCTCCTAAAGCTAACACTAACCAGAGCATTCCTAAATACTTGGATTTATGTATTTCAGAAGGGTTTTTTATTCCCATAAATTTTGTAACAATATGAGGCTGTCCAAAGTAACCAAGCCCCCAGGCTGCTAAAAATGCTATTTCCAAAAATGTTTTTAAATTGAAGGTGTCCCAAAGTTGCAAAGATATATTTTGT contains these protein-coding regions:
- the putP gene encoding Propionate transporter; this encodes MNNQILLAFLSYFSILLVIGIIAHKKQKSAADFIMGNRSLNFWLTALSAHASDMSSWLFMAFPGAVFGLGLPKAWIAIGLILGMYANWQFIAQRLRLATEKYNSYTLPTFFENRFDDKSGVLRVLTASIAIFFLASYLSAGLTSMGILFESVFGINYYFGLSVATFVVVLYTFVGGFLTVAWTDLVQAIFLLFVIIIVPIIAFNSLPQGLETIQQAAITQNISLQLWDTFNLKTFLEIAFLAAWGLGYFGQPHIVTKFMGIKNPSEIHKSKYLGMLWLVLALGGAVLVGVVGIGYFPESLDNRESVFITMVSTLFTPYVAGFILCGILAANMSTMDSQILVCASVISEDFYKPLFRPQASSNELLKVSRFGVICTALFSLMMAFNRSATVLEAVRYAWSGLGCSFGPLVVLSLYSKKVNKYGAIAGIVTGGVFSGGWQFLGGVSVYDIMIPAEIPGFFGGLAMIYAVSYLTDKKKATVCNF